In the Arthrobacter sp. CDRTa11 genome, CCAGTTCCGGAGCCCCACTCGGCTTGGACAGCCAGGGACGCGACATCCTCAGCCGGCTTATGGTGGGTGCGCAGTCTTCGATGGTCGGTCCGCTCATGGTGGTGATCGTGGCAATGACAATGGGCACAATAGTTGCCCTCCTTGCATCGTGGTTCGGTGGGTGGCTTGACAACCTGGTTACCACCGTCACCGACATGATGCTGGGATTTCCAGCGATTGTCCTGGCCGTCCTGGCTGCGGCCGTGTTCGGCCCCGGGCTGGTGGGACCCACCATAGCCCTCGGCTTCGCGTACATACCGCTGACGGTCCGAGTCCTGCGCTCGTTCCTGATCAGAGAAAGATCGCGCGAGTACATCCTTACGTACGAACTGCAGGGGCTTTCGGGCTTCCTCATCTGCGTTCGGCACTTAATGCCCAATGTGGCGCCGATGATCATCGGACAAGGGACCCTCTTGTTCGGCTACGCAATGGTTGACTTCGCGGCTATTTCATTTTTGGGCCTAGGAGTACAACCACCGACTGCGGACTGGGGTGCCATGGTTGCTGGCGGACAAAGGGGTGTGCTTCTTGGCTACCCCACGGAATCCCTTGCGGCAGGTGCGTGCATCGTGCTGGTTGTGCTCGCTGTGAACTACCTTGGCGAGCGAATTTCCGATCGGAACGAGTCATGAATACATCTGAACCCGTAGTCAAACTAGAGAATGTTGCAGCTTCCCTGCATGTTGCAGGGAAGTGGCGCCCCATCCTGCGCGACGTGTCACTGTCTGTAGGGGCCGGAGAGGCCTTGGGAATTGTCGGCGAATCCGGTTCCGGCAAGTCCATGACAGCCAGGACGATAGCGCGGCTGCTGCCGGAGCGGGCCCACGTCACTGGTCGGATAAACGTGGCAGGAGTGGAGGTCAGCTCCCTATCAGGCGCAGCTCTGCGAGCAC is a window encoding:
- a CDS encoding ABC transporter permease, with product MTTTAIAIDTKPRRSVTGRGKSIFTGLSIIVVLAAILLAVFGPLLAPGDPNKTDIASAFFEPSSGAPLGLDSQGRDILSRLMVGAQSSMVGPLMVVIVAMTMGTIVALLASWFGGWLDNLVTTVTDMMLGFPAIVLAVLAAAVFGPGLVGPTIALGFAYIPLTVRVLRSFLIRERSREYILTYELQGLSGFLICVRHLMPNVAPMIIGQGTLLFGYAMVDFAAISFLGLGVQPPTADWGAMVAGGQRGVLLGYPTESLAAGACIVLVVLAVNYLGERISDRNES